A portion of the Podospora pseudoanserina strain CBS 124.78 chromosome 2, whole genome shotgun sequence genome contains these proteins:
- a CDS encoding hypothetical protein (EggNog:ENOG503P7C3) has protein sequence MHLSTAIITFALSLVVSSESLVRPCGLELKRCPTGWICQRLERSPTGEGICVRLPLHVPLPIRTTLVTSRATTTTTTTTTTTPKPTPTFQSCGGFRVNPATCPKGRICVDNPYVEGCGMACDKPGICVDPGEFCGGFAGFRCKGDRVCIDDPRDDCDPGNGGADCGGICV, from the exons ATGCATCTTTCTactgccatcatcacctttgCTCTTAGCCTGGTCGTCTCTTCTGAGAGTCTTGTCCGCCCCTGCGGCCTTGAATTAAAACGATGCCCGACAGGATGGATCTGTCAGAGACTTGAGCGATCGCCCACCGGCGAGGGAATCTGTGTTCGACTTCCTCTACATGTTCCCCTTCCCATACGGACAACGCTTGTCACCTCACGGG caacaacaacaaccacaacaacaacaacaacaacaccgaaACCAACACCGACATTTCAGTCTTGCGGTGGCTTCCGCGTGAACCCTGCCACCTGCCCCAAAGGTCGGATTTGCGTGGACAATCCTTACGTGGAGGGATGCGGTATGGCTTGTGACAAACCGGGAATCTGCGTTGACCCTGGCGAGTTTTGCGGAGGCTTTGCTGGCTTCCGGTGCAAGGGTGACAGAGTCTGTATCGATGATCCGCGCGATGACTGCGATCCTGGCAACGGCGGTGCCGATTGCGGCGGTATCTGTGTCTAA
- a CDS encoding hypothetical protein (COG:S; EggNog:ENOG503NWFB): protein MSSQPLKIGFVPEHFSTPIYFAHKHFGLDAELIPFPSGTGHMITAIRAGEIDVAIGLTEGWIAGLGKTEQTEENDGGYRLVGTFVETPLCWAISTGNQRPEIQSVDSLKGGKIGVSRIGSGSYVMGYVLADQRAWLVPTTGVGTSAESASPYSDFVVFNTFENLRKAVNDGTADFFMWEHFTSKKYYDNGEIRRVGEIYTPWSSWKIVASTKLVKGTALDGRVDDLLEKLNKGIRHFNENPEEAVEYISTNLDYSEEDAREWLKTVKFPERTQGVDLNVVRSTIDILNKAGVLTQGKGIQAGDMIVKQR, encoded by the exons ATGAGTTCCCAGCCCCTCAAGATCGGGTTTGTTCCCGAACATTTCTCGACGCCCATTTACTTTGCCCACAAGCACTTTGGACTCGATGCCGAGCTGATCCCCTTTCCCTCGGGGACCGGACACATGATCACGGCGATCCGGGCCGGAGAGATCGATGTGGCCATCGGTCTGACGGAAGGATGGATTGCTGGATTGGGCAAGACAGAACAGACTGAGGAGAATGACGGCGGGTATAGACTCGTTGGAACATTTGTGGAAACGCCGCTTT GCTGGGCCATCTCAACAGGAAACCAGCGTCCTGAGATCCAATCCGTCGACTCGCTCAAAGGTGGCAAAATTGGCGTCTCCCGTATCGGCTCTGGCAGTTATGTCATGGGCTATGTTCTAGCGGATCAGCGTGCATGGCTCGTCCCAACCACGGGGGTGGGCACGTCGGCCGAGTCTGCGTCCCCTTACTCGGATTTTGTGGTGTTCAACACGTTTGAGAATCTCCGGAAAGCAGTGAACGACGGGACTGCGGATTTCTTCATGTGGGAGCATTTTACTTCCAAAAAGTATTACGATAATGGAGAGATTAGACGTGTGGGGGAGATCTACACTCCCTGGTCAAGCTGGAAGATTGTGGCTTCCACCAAGTTGGTGAAGGGCACCGCGTTGGATGGCAGGGTGGATGATCtgctggagaagctgaacAAGGGCATCCGGCATTTCAATGAGAATCCAGAGGAAGCAGTCGAGTACATCAGCACGAACTTGGACTACTCGGAAGAAGATGCTAGAGAATGGCTCAAGACAGTCAAGTTCCCGGAGAGAACACAGGGGGTTGACTTGAACGTGGTCAGGAGTACGATCGACATCCTGAACAAGGCCGGAGTCTTGACCCAAGGGAAAGGGATTCAGGCCGGAGATATGATTGTCAAACAACGATAG
- a CDS encoding hypothetical protein (EggNog:ENOG503PY0M), translating to MASNYTPPRQAIPPIMPYNDGLIPHDNPHTLFPEVLAKHEPVYHRPSIVPSQMPPAYPHELAGYESGIPEKPGRPFWKKPVTWVALVALMIIAILAGLLGAMTTGAIKTAGNTSVSHEDAVSTNATVTGSSNTALSSPTSPAIAPETTTGPDLTPTPTPTLATTTTTPTPSVPARTVDSPSGPVTMECPGVDRLNLDVSSPSRGELRFQRLCDVNYAFGDTNPGFGLVKDKIVASLTDCIKVCADKTGCVGVVFNDGPQCWLKHTLETKKPDDGTEAAILIQR from the exons ATGGCCAGCAACTACACACCGCCACGTCAAGCGATTCCGCCGATCATGCCATACAACGATGGCCTCATTCCACACGACAACCCACATACACTGTTCCCCGAGGTCCTCGCGAAACATGAGCCGGTCTATCACCGGCCGTCTATAGTACCGAGTCAGATGCCACCAGCATATCCACACGAGCTGGCAGGATATGAATCGGGAATACCTGAAAAGCCTGGTCGGCCTTTTTGGAAAAAGCCGGTTACATGGGTGGCTCTCGTAGCCCTCATGATAATCGCCATTCTTGCTGGTCTTCTAGGAGCCATGACAACCGGAGCCATCAAAACGGCAGGCAACACCAG CGTATCGCATGAAGACGCAGTGAGTACCAATGCGACGGTCACAGGCAGTTCCAACACGGCACTATCATCGCCGACGTCACCAGCTATTGCTCCAGAGACTACAACTGGGCCGGACTtgacaccaacaccaacaccgacattagcaacaaccacgaccacGCCTACCCCTTCAGTGCCGGCTAGAACAGTGGACTCCCCGAGCGGTCCTGTCACGATGGAGTGCCCTGGTGTGGACCGGCTCAACCTTGATGTCTCTTCGCCCTCGCGTGGTGAGCTCAGGTTCCAACGACTTTGCGACGTCAATTATGCTTTCGGGGACACCAATCCCGGGTTTGGATTGGTAAAAGACAAGATAGTAGCGAGCTTGACAGACTGCATCAAGGTTTGCGCCGACAAAACAGGCTGTGTGGGTGTCGTCTTCAACGATGGTCCCCAATGCTGGCTCAAACATACACTGGAAACAAAGAAGCCGGACGATGGAACTGAAGCGGCCATTCTTATTCAGCGATGA
- a CDS encoding hypothetical protein (COG:S; EggNog:ENOG503NZZA) produces the protein MSTRALVVGGTNGIGYAMACRIAIDNPSSTVIISGRNKPAMIPHPNIEFLAVDASSMLQIKQYTDKIITSHRAQKLDFLIMTQGIFTMAGRTETTEGIDNKMALHYYGKQLLIRELLPVLKDNARVIIVLDGKNGAPVKLDWNDLDLKRTYSLPSAAYHCISMNDSMIQFHAAQQQQNGNSKRHFVHAYPGVVASNIMVGLPWYLRGPSQILMKIAAVSTDTCAEYLLQGVSEVTQKAEKEGRFWSNIDQKGRAVPDKAIWTEEQLKSVSDHTWTLIDSALKCTA, from the coding sequence ATGTCTACTAGAGCCCTTGTTGTCGGCGGTACGAACGGTATCGGATATGCCATGGCATGCCGAATCGCCATCGACAACCCGTCATCCACCGTGATCATCAGCGGTCGCAATAAGCCAGCCATGATTCCTCACCCCAACATCGAGTTCCTTGCTGTTGACGCCTCATCCATGCTTCAAATCAAGCAGTACACAGACAAAATCATAACTTCCCACAGGGCCCAGAAGCTCGATTTTCTCATCATGACGCAGGGTATTTTCACCATGGCCGGCCGTACAGAAACCACCGAGGGCATCGACAACAAGATGGCTCTCCACTATTATGGCAAACAACTTCTCATCAGAGAACTTCTCCCAGTGCTGAAAGATAATGCCAGGGTGATAATTGTTCTGGATGGCAAAAACGGTGCCCCAGTGAAGCTGGACTGGAACGATCTGGATTTGAAAAGGACTTACAGCTTGCCCAGTGCTGCCTACCACTGCATCTCGATGAATGATTCCATGATCCAGTTCCACGCcgcacagcaacagcagaacGGAAACTCAAAAAGGCACTTTGTTCATGCCTACCCCGGCGTGGTGGCGTCCAACATCATGGTGGGCCTGCCTTGGTATCTGCGCGGGCCATCTCAGATCCTGATGAAGATAGCAGCGGTGTCAACAGACACATGTGCTGAGTATTTGTTGCAAGGAGTATCTGAGGTCACccagaaggccgagaaggagggaaggttTTGGAGCAATATTGATCAGAAAGGGCGAGCGGTACCAGACAAGGCAATCTGGACTGAGGAGCAGCTCAAGTCAGTATCTGACCACACCTGGACATTGATTGACAGTGCACTCAAGTGTACTGCCTGA
- a CDS encoding hypothetical protein (EggNog:ENOG503P4DC; COG:S): MTHSNRSCHWRFTSLIIFVTDHHLVILLIWHETTLNAKMHPTASWRPMYNHDLSAVMLVAEEIHPGLPEGASVFAERVELFPEGCFVLESRQEICGYIISHPIPRHCPPALDTLLVEIPPTADHYYIHDLAILPSFQGRGLAAEGIKKVFDVARNYRTTCLISVYGTLAFWRRFGFEPGMDDADMSAKLRGYGNDAMYLECQNTIEQAPV, from the coding sequence ATGACTCATTCAAACCGTAGCTGCCATTGGAGATTTACCTCACTTATCATTTTTGTGACTGATCACCATCTTGTAATCCTCTTGATTTGGCATGAAACAACTTTAAACGCCAAAATGCACCCAACGGCCTCATGGCGCCCCATGTACAACCACGATCTCTCGGCTGTCATGCTTGTTGCTGAAGAGATCCACCCCGGTCTCCCTGAAGGTGCCTCTGTTTTCGCAGAGCGGGTAGAACTCTTCCCTGAGGGATGCTTCGTTCTGGAATCAAGGCAGGAGATTTGCGGCTATATCATATCTCATCCCATTCCACGACACTGCCCTCCCGCTCTGGATACCCTCCTCGTTGAGATACCCCCGACTGCCGACCACTATTACATTCACGACCTCGCCATTCTCCCTTCATTCCAGGGACGTGGATTAGCTGCCGAAGGTATCAAGAAGGTTTTCGACGTTGCGCGCAACTACCGCACTACCTGTCTTATCTCAGTGTACGGCACATTGGCCTTTTGGAGACGATTTGGGTTCGAGCCTGGGATGGATGACGCAGATATGTCAGCAAAATTGAGAGGATATGGTAACGATGCCATGTATCTAGAGTGCCAGAACACAATAGAACAAGCTCCAGTCTGA